The genomic region CGCACCCGCTCGCGGTTGCTGTCCCCGTTCGCGCTGACCACGGTGCCCGCCCGGCCTCGCGTTTCGACGAGGCCGGCTTCCTCCAGCTCGCGGTAGGCGCGGGCTACCGTGTTCACCGCCAGGCCCAGGTCTTTTGCGAGCGCGCGCACTGTGGGCAGTTTGGCGCCGACCGGCAGTTCGCGATTTGCGATGGACTGCGCGTAGTGCACGCGCACCTGCTCGTACGGGGGCGTCTCCCCGTGGTGGTCGATCTTCACTGCGCCTTTCCTCCCCGCATGTAGCTACCTCTGTGTTGACCAACGGGCGAGGGCGGCGGAGGTTGCGGGTCGATTCAGCGCGAACTGAGATTGGTCTGGTCCGCGCCCATGCGGCGCGAAGGTCGCACGTCCGAAAACGAGACAGGCGCGATTCGAAACAGTCACGCACCGAAACCGGAGCAGACCGGTCAGCGTTCTAGTCCGCGGGTTTCGGCGCCACCACCGTGCCGAGAGCGCGCGTTACGACGATCGGTTCAGCCAGCACGTCCGCCGCTGACGGCCCGCGTTCCGGCGCTGACCTGCACACCACCCGCGCTTCGAACTGGATCTCGCGCGAGCGCTTTCCGATGCGCACCAACGTGGCCACGGCCTCGATGACATCACCGGCTTGAATGGGCGCTATGAACTCCACCGAGCTGTACCCCGCGAACAGGCCCTCGTCGGAGTCGGTGTGGATGAGCATCTCGGTGGCGACGTCGCCGAACATGCCGAGCCCGTATGCGCCGTCCACGAGGTTGCCGCCGTAGTGCGCGTGCGAGTGCGGCACGTAACGCCGGTGCGCGACGGTGAATCCTTCGACCAAAGCCCCGCTCACGCGGCGACCCCCTTTTTCTCCTGCATCGCGTGCACCAGGTAGCTCGCGACCTCGCCCGGAGTGGTACCCCGGGAGAAAACCCGATCAACCCCCAGCTCGCCCGCCATCAACGGGTCGAACCGCGGACCACCGGCCACCAGCAACGGCCGCTTGTCCCCCATCGCCTCGCGGAACGCCGCCGACATCTCCTGCGTGTTCAGGATGTGCGCGTCCCGCTGGGTGACGACCTGGGAGATCAGCACGGCGTCGGCCTTCTCGGCACGCGCGGACCGCACCAGTTCCGGAACGCTCACCTGCGCGCCGAGGTTCACGACCTTCAGCTCGCGGTAGTACTCCAGGCCCTTCTCGCCCGCGAAGCCCTTGATGTTGAGGATCGCGTCGATGCCGACGGTGTGCGCGTCCGTGCCGATGCAGCCGCCGACGACGACCAGCTTGCGCCGCAACACCTTCTTCAGCGTCGTGTTCACCTCGGCCGGGCTGAGCAACGGGTACTCGCGCTCGACGACCTTGACCTCGTCGAGGTCCACGAGGTGCTTCACCGAGCCGTAGACGACGAAGAACGTGAAGTCGTCGCCGATCGGGCTGGAGTGGACCACCATGGCCGGGTCCATGCCCATCTTGTTCGCGAGCTGCTGCGCCGCGCCGTCCGCCTTGGGGCCGAAGGGGATCGGCAGCGTGAACGACGTCTGGACCATGCCGTCGCCGGTGGTGTCGCCGTAGGGCCTCACGTACCTGCTCACTGCGCGGCCTCCAGCATCTCGCTCGCGGGGTTGAAGTACGTCTCGGCCTTCTCGACCACGCCGTCCGCGCCCTTGCCCTTGTCCGCCGGGCGTTTCATCAGCCCGAACGTGCCGTCCGCGATGGCGTTGAGCAGCCCGTCGTCGACGATGCGCCCGAGCAGGTCGACCGCCTCGCCGAGCACCTGGTGCGCGCGCTTGACGATGAGCCCGTCCGGCGCGGGCCGGAAGTCCTCCGCGAGGCTGCCGGCCGCGTTGAGCACGTACCGGACGTTCTGCAGCGCGAGGTCGCGGTCCGACAGGAACGGCGTCACGACCGCTTCCGTCATCATGCCGACGAGCAGGATGGACTGTCCTGTGAGGACACCCGCGAGGTTGAAGAAGCCGTCCAGGAGGTAACCGTTGAACACGTCGCCGGTCATGTGCTTGGTCGGCGGCATCCACTTGAGCGGCGCGTCCGGGAAGAGCTCGCGCGCCAGCAGTGCGTGAGCGAGCTCGAGGCGGAACGAGTCCGGCACCTTCGGGTTGATCTCGAACGCGTGCCCGAGGCCCAGCAGGTGGTCGGGCAGCCCCGCCTCGTGGGCGAAGTGCTCGTTGAGCAGCTGGCTGACCGTCACCGTGTGCGCGGCGTCGACGGCGTCCGCGGTGGTGAGGTAGTTGTCCTCGCCGGTGTTGATGATGATGCCGGCGCGCGCGTGGACCTGGCGCGAGAACCGCTGGTCGACGAACGTGCGGATGGGGTTGATGTCGCGGAACAAGATCCCGTACATCGAGTCGTTCAACATCATGTCGAGCCGTTGGAGCCCCGCCAGGACAGCGATCTCCGGCATGCACAGGCCGGACGCGTAGTTGGTCAGCCGCACGTACCGGCCGACCTCCTTCGACACGTCGTCGAGTGCCGCGCGCATGATCCGGAAGTTCTCCTGCGTGGCGTAGGTGCCCGCGAACCCGTGGTGCGTGGCGCCTTCCGGCACGTAGTCGAGGAGGGACTGCCCGGTCGAGCGGATGACGGCGATGATGTCGGCACCGGCGCGGGCGGCGTTCTGCGCCTGGACGACGTCCTCGTCGATGTCGCCGGTCGCGACGATCAGGTAGATCCAGGGGCGTTGGGCGGGGTCGCCGAGCTTTGCGACGAGCTTGTCGCGCTGGGCCCGGTTGCGGTCGACCGTCTTCAGGCCTTTGGCGACGGCGGAGGTGGCGGCCTTTTTTACTGTGTTTAGGTCCCTGCCAGTGGGGATTGCGAACTGGATCTGCCCCGCTGCCGTTGCTTCGGCGAGCTCGGTGAGGCTGGCGAGGTTGTGTTGGCGCAGTGCGTGGAACGCCGGCAGCACCACCCCGTGCTCCAGGCCGCACTGCTCGCGGACGGTGTCGATCACGCGGTTGACCCACGGCACGTCACCGGCGCGGTGGGTGGAGTCCGCGCCGGTGATGCCGGCCAGCCGCAGCGTGGCGCGCTCGACCGCGACCGTGGTGTGCGCCTTCGCGATGGACACCACGGGTTCGGCCGCCCGCGCGGCGAGCTCGCGCGCGGTGGCGACGACCTTCGGGTCGAGGTCGAGCAACGCCATCAAGTCACTTCCTCTCGTAGATCGTCCGGCCGTTCAGCACGGTCCGCACGCACACCGGGGCAGGCCCGGTGAGGTCGGGCAGGCCCGGCACACCCGACCGCGGGTCGGTCGACCAGCGCTGCACACGCGCATCGGACCCAGCCACCACGAGGTCACCGGTCTCCCACACGGCATAAGTAGCCGGAGCACCAGGCTGCAAAGTGCCGGTCACACCGTCATCGACCCCGGCAGCGCGCCAGCCACCACGCGTGTGGGCGGTGAAAGCGGCACGAGGAGACACACCGAAGCCCTCGGTCTGGTGATGGACAGCTGCGCGCACAGCTGCCCACGGATCGATAGCGGTCACTGGCGTATCGGAGCCGAACGCGAGCACGACACCCGCAGCGGCCAACCGCGAAAAGGGATTGAGCCCCACTCCGCGTTCCGCACCGAGCCGCTGGACGTACATCCCGGCCGGCCCGCCCCACTCGGCGTCGAAGAGCGGCTGGACCGAGGCGATCACGCCCCACCCGGCCAGTTGCTGAGCCTGCTCCGCCGAGACCATCTCGACGTGTTCCAAGCGGTGTCGCGCGGAGGCCAGAACAGGAGTGCCGAGGGTCTTTTCGGCGATCGTGAAGCCCTCGATCACGGCGGCCATGCCGGCGTCACCGATGACGTGGAAGCCCGCCTGCAGACCAAGCGAGGTGCACTTCACCAGGTGGTCGGCGATCTGGGGACCGGACAGGTACAGCGCGCCGGACGTGTCCGCGTCGGCGTACGGCTCGACCAACGCGGCCGTGCGCGAACCGATCGCGCCGTCGACGAAGTGGTCGCCGGCCAGACCCTGCACGGAAACGCCAGGCAACGAGTGATCACCCCAGTAGGCAACCACCTGCGGGCCCTCCCCCAACGCCAGCAGCTCGCGCAGGTCGTCCTCACCGGAGATGTCCGGGCCGGCGCATTCGTGCACGGACGCGATGCCCTTCGACGCCGCGTACCTCAGGAACGCCAGCTGAGCTGCACGGCGCTGGTCAGGCGTGATGGCGTCGCGTGCGATGCGTCGGACGTGATGGTGGGCTGCGCGTGCAAGGGGGCCCTCGGAGGAGTAGCCGTCAGCCGCACGCGTTTCGTCCGTGACGAGGTTCGACGACACGAGTGCCGAGTGCACGTCGATGCGTGACAGGTACACGCGCTTGCCCTGAGCCGCCTCGTCGATCTCCGCACGCGTCGGAGGGCGGTTCTCCGGCCACCGCGTCTCGTCCCACCCGTGGCCCCACACGAGCGGGCCGTCCGCCTCACGGACCTGCTGCAGCAACGCCTCCAACGACGGCGTGCGGGTCAGGTCGACACCGGTCAGCAGCAGACCGGCCGAGGTGGCGTGCACGTGGGCGTCGACGAACGCGGGCGCGACGAAGGCGCCGTTCAGTTCGATGACCTCGGCGTCGGGGTGCAGCGCGCGGCCGACTGAGTCCTGTCCGATCCAGACGACCACGCCGTCCGTGACGGCCATCGCCGACGCGTCCGGTGCGTAGATGCGGCCGCCGACCAAAAGTTGCGTACTCACGTCACGCAGTCTGCCTCTGCTCGAACAACGCCCGCACACCCGGCCGGGTGCGCACCAGGTCCAGCGCGAACGCGGCGTGACCTGGCACATATCCGTTGCCGACCAGCATCTCCACGTCCGCGGCCAGACCCTCCGCTCCCAAAGCGGCGGCACTGAACGAGGTCGCCATGGAGAAGAAGATCACGGTGCCGCCGTCCGCGGTCGCGAGGATGGCGCCGTGTTCGCATCCCGGCACGTCCACACACACGACCGTCACATCGACCTGTTTGCCCACGGCCTCGGCCACGGCGACGGGGTTTCGTGCGTCTGCGATGACGACCTCGTCCGCGAGGCCCGACGAACGCACCTGTGCCGCCTCACGTTCCGTGGGCACCAACGCGACGAGACGCGACGCACCGGCCTGACGCGCGGCCGCGAGAGAGAGCGACCCCGACTTGCCCCCACCACCGAGCACGAGCACGGACCCGCCGGGGTGCCGGCGCACGACCCGGTCGGTCAGCGCCGGCGCACCACACACGTCGAGCACCGAAAGCGCGAGCTCAGCCGGCATGTCGTCGGGCAGCACCGCCGCGATCGACCGACCGAACAGCACCGCGGTCCCCCGGCACGGCACCTGCTCGTCCTCGCCGCTCCAGTCCTGCAGCCCGTCGGTGATCCGCAGCGGCGTCAGCGTGAGGCTGACCAGTGTCGCGATCCGGTCACCGGCCGCGAGCCCGAGCGGGGACTCCGGTCCGACCTCCAGGACCGTGCCGAACAACATCCCGCCCGAGCCCGTGACCGGGTTCTGCATCTTGCCGCGCTCGGCGACGATGTCGAGCACCGCCTGCCTGACCCCGTCCGGCGTCCCGTGCGTCTCCCTGAGCTGCCGGAACGAAGCCGCGTCCAGGTTGAGCCGCTCCACCGCGACGATGACCTCGTCGGCGGCGGGCACGGGTTCCGCATCGAGCCGCCACGCCTGCTGCGGCAGTACACCCGCAGGGTCGAGGACACGGTGCAGTCCGTACGCGCTCACCTGAAAATCCTTCGGTCGACGACGCTGTCTCGAAGATATCTTCACGCGAAGCGTTGAGATCCCGCAAGTATCACTCAGGATTTACACGGAACCAGCGGCAGTCGTAGGGCGCCAGATCCACCTTGGCACCGGTCTTGGCCGGCTTCACCGTGCCGCCCGTCGCCAGGTCCGTGAGCACTCCGCCGGCCGGGACGCGCACCGTGATCTCCTGATCGGCGAAGTTGTGCACGGCGATCACCGAGCCACCGTCACAGTCCGCGCGATGGGCGAACACGGTCGGGTCGCCAACGTCGAGCACCTGCACAGCGCCCCACGCGAACTCAGGGGCCTCACGGTAGAGCTCGACCAGACGGCGCATCCACGCCAGCAACGAGTCGGGGTCATGGCGCTGCTTACCCGCCTCCTCCCAGTCCATCGGCACGCGCACCGCGAGCCGGCCTTCGAGCGACAGGTCCTCCTCCAGGCCGATCTCCTCGCCGTAGAAGAGCACCGGTGTCCCCGGCAGCGTGAACAGCAGGCTGTAGACCATCCGGATGCGGCGCTGGTCCCCGTCGAGCATGCCGGGCAGCCTCCGGCGCAAACCACGACCGTAGAGCTGCATCGAAGGATCCGGCCCGAAGGCGTCGAACACCTCCTGGCGTTCGTCGACCGGCAGCTTGTCCAGCGTCAGCTCGTCGTGGTTGCGGACGAACGTCGCCCAGTGCCCGTCGCGCGGTGGCTGAGGGCGTTCCTGCAGCGCCTTCGCCAGTGGCCCGCTCGTCCGCCGCGCCAGTGCCAGGTACATCGCCTGCATGCCGACGAAGTCGAAGCACATGGTCAGCTCGTCGCCGACGCCCTGGCCGTAGAAGGCCATCGTGTCCTTGTACGGCAGGTTCACCTCGCCGAGCAGCACGCCCTCACCGTTGCGGCGGTTGAGGAACGCCCGCAGGTCGGTGAGGTAGTCGTGCGGGTCGGGCAGCTCGACCGCGTCGGAGGGTTCCTGGTGCTCCAGCAGGAACGGGACGGCGTCCACGCGGAAGCCGCTCAGGCCCAGCTCCATCCAGAAGCCCATGATCCGCGCGATCTCGTCGCGCACGGCGGGGTTGGCCACGTTGAGGTCGGGCTGGTGCTTGTAGAAGCGGTGCAGGTAGTACTTGCCGACCTCTTCGGAGTACTCCCAGAGCGAGTTCTCCTTGTCGGGGAACGTGATGCCCTTCGGTCCGTCCTCGGGCGGCTCGTCGGCCCAGACGTACCAGTCGCGCTTGTCGGGGTCGTGGAACCACGGGTGCTGATCGGACGTGTGGTTCACGACGAGGTCGGCGATGACGCGCATGCCGCGGTCCCGTGCGGCGCGCACGAACTCCACGAAGTCGCCCAGCGAGCCGAGGCGTGGATCGACGGAGTAGAAGTCGGAGATGTCGTAGCCGTCGTCGCGTTCGGGCGTCGGGTAGAAGGGCATCAGCCACACACACGTGACGCCCAGTGCGTGCAGGTGGTCGAGGCGTTCGGTGGCGCCGCGGAAGCCGCTGTCGGAGAACGTCTCCACGTCCAGGCAGTAGAGGACGGCGTTCTTCCACCACACGTCCGAGGTGCGGATCACGCGGTCACCTCCGGCAGCACGTGCTCGCCGAACGCGTCGATGAACGGGTTCAGGTCCTGGCCGACGTGGTGCAGGTAGATCTCCTCGAAGCCGAGCGAGGCGTACTCGTGCAGCTGCTCGGCGTGCCACTTGAGGTCGTCGGAGATGTTGACGACGCCTTCGATCTGTTCGATCGGCACGTTCTCGGCGACCACGTCGAAGTGCTCCGGCAGCTCCAGGTCCCAGCACACCGGCGGGCGGAACACGTTGGTGCGCCACTGGTCGTGTGCGATCTTGCGGGCGGTGTCGAGGTTCTGCGCCCAGCTCACGTGCACCTGCAGGTGCAGCTTGCCGCGGCCACCCGCGTCCCGGTAGGCGCCGGCGACCTCGCGCAGGCGTTCCGGCGCGGCGTTGACGGTGATCAGGCCGTCCGCCCACGACGCGCACCAGCGCGCGGTCTCCGGGCTGACGGCGGCGCCGATCAGCAGCGGCGCCTCGCTCGGCAGCGTCCACAGCCGGGCGCGGTCGACGCGGACCAGGCCGTCGTGGTTGACCTCGTCACCGTTGAGCAGCGCGCGGATCACCTCGACGCACTCCTCCAGCCGCCGCGTCCTGATGTCCTTGCGCGGCCAGCCGTCGCCGGTGATGTGCTCGTTGCTCGCCTCGCCGGTGCCCAGCGCGGCCCAGAACCGGCCGGGGTACATCGAGGCGAGCGTGCCGATCGCCTGCGCGGTGATCGCCGGGTGGTAGCGCTGGCCGGGTGCGGTGACGACGCCG from Lentzea guizhouensis harbors:
- a CDS encoding OAM dimerization domain-containing protein; the protein is MSRYVRPYGDTTGDGMVQTSFTLPIPFGPKADGAAQQLANKMGMDPAMVVHSSPIGDDFTFFVVYGSVKHLVDLDEVKVVEREYPLLSPAEVNTTLKKVLRRKLVVVGGCIGTDAHTVGIDAILNIKGFAGEKGLEYYRELKVVNLGAQVSVPELVRSARAEKADAVLISQVVTQRDAHILNTQEMSAAFREAMGDKRPLLVAGGPRFDPLMAGELGVDRVFSRGTTPGEVASYLVHAMQEKKGVAA
- a CDS encoding L-erythro-3,5-diaminohexanoate dehydrogenase, producing the protein MSAYGLHRVLDPAGVLPQQAWRLDAEPVPAADEVIVAVERLNLDAASFRQLRETHGTPDGVRQAVLDIVAERGKMQNPVTGSGGMLFGTVLEVGPESPLGLAAGDRIATLVSLTLTPLRITDGLQDWSGEDEQVPCRGTAVLFGRSIAAVLPDDMPAELALSVLDVCGAPALTDRVVRRHPGGSVLVLGGGGKSGSLSLAAARQAGASRLVALVPTEREAAQVRSSGLADEVVIADARNPVAVAEAVGKQVDVTVVCVDVPGCEHGAILATADGGTVIFFSMATSFSAAALGAEGLAADVEMLVGNGYVPGHAAFALDLVRTRPGVRALFEQRQTA
- a CDS encoding TIGR03885 family FMN-dependent LLM class oxidoreductase produces the protein MTVYGIHASHEQIHPSELLAAVQRAEQAGFTAAMSSDHFAPWSERQGQSGYAWSWLGAALQATALPFGVVTAPGQRYHPAITAQAIGTLASMYPGRFWAALGTGEASNEHITGDGWPRKDIRTRRLEECVEVIRALLNGDEVNHDGLVRVDRARLWTLPSEAPLLIGAAVSPETARWCASWADGLITVNAAPERLREVAGAYRDAGGRGKLHLQVHVSWAQNLDTARKIAHDQWRTNVFRPPVCWDLELPEHFDVVAENVPIEQIEGVVNISDDLKWHAEQLHEYASLGFEEIYLHHVGQDLNPFIDAFGEHVLPEVTA
- a CDS encoding lysine 5,6-aminomutase subunit alpha, yielding MALLDLDPKVVATARELAARAAEPVVSIAKAHTTVAVERATLRLAGITGADSTHRAGDVPWVNRVIDTVREQCGLEHGVVLPAFHALRQHNLASLTELAEATAAGQIQFAIPTGRDLNTVKKAATSAVAKGLKTVDRNRAQRDKLVAKLGDPAQRPWIYLIVATGDIDEDVVQAQNAARAGADIIAVIRSTGQSLLDYVPEGATHHGFAGTYATQENFRIMRAALDDVSKEVGRYVRLTNYASGLCMPEIAVLAGLQRLDMMLNDSMYGILFRDINPIRTFVDQRFSRQVHARAGIIINTGEDNYLTTADAVDAAHTVTVSQLLNEHFAHEAGLPDHLLGLGHAFEINPKVPDSFRLELAHALLARELFPDAPLKWMPPTKHMTGDVFNGYLLDGFFNLAGVLTGQSILLVGMMTEAVVTPFLSDRDLALQNVRYVLNAAGSLAEDFRPAPDGLIVKRAHQVLGEAVDLLGRIVDDGLLNAIADGTFGLMKRPADKGKGADGVVEKAETYFNPASEMLEAAQ
- a CDS encoding alpha-amylase family protein codes for the protein MIRTSDVWWKNAVLYCLDVETFSDSGFRGATERLDHLHALGVTCVWLMPFYPTPERDDGYDISDFYSVDPRLGSLGDFVEFVRAARDRGMRVIADLVVNHTSDQHPWFHDPDKRDWYVWADEPPEDGPKGITFPDKENSLWEYSEEVGKYYLHRFYKHQPDLNVANPAVRDEIARIMGFWMELGLSGFRVDAVPFLLEHQEPSDAVELPDPHDYLTDLRAFLNRRNGEGVLLGEVNLPYKDTMAFYGQGVGDELTMCFDFVGMQAMYLALARRTSGPLAKALQERPQPPRDGHWATFVRNHDELTLDKLPVDERQEVFDAFGPDPSMQLYGRGLRRRLPGMLDGDQRRIRMVYSLLFTLPGTPVLFYGEEIGLEEDLSLEGRLAVRVPMDWEEAGKQRHDPDSLLAWMRRLVELYREAPEFAWGAVQVLDVGDPTVFAHRADCDGGSVIAVHNFADQEITVRVPAGGVLTDLATGGTVKPAKTGAKVDLAPYDCRWFRVNPE
- a CDS encoding amidohydrolase, which gives rise to MRDVSTQLLVGGRIYAPDASAMAVTDGVVVWIGQDSVGRALHPDAEVIELNGAFVAPAFVDAHVHATSAGLLLTGVDLTRTPSLEALLQQVREADGPLVWGHGWDETRWPENRPPTRAEIDEAAQGKRVYLSRIDVHSALVSSNLVTDETRAADGYSSEGPLARAAHHHVRRIARDAITPDQRRAAQLAFLRYAASKGIASVHECAGPDISGEDDLRELLALGEGPQVVAYWGDHSLPGVSVQGLAGDHFVDGAIGSRTAALVEPYADADTSGALYLSGPQIADHLVKCTSLGLQAGFHVIGDAGMAAVIEGFTIAEKTLGTPVLASARHRLEHVEMVSAEQAQQLAGWGVIASVQPLFDAEWGGPAGMYVQRLGAERGVGLNPFSRLAAAGVVLAFGSDTPVTAIDPWAAVRAAVHHQTEGFGVSPRAAFTAHTRGGWRAAGVDDGVTGTLQPGAPATYAVWETGDLVVAGSDARVQRWSTDPRSGVPGLPDLTGPAPVCVRTVLNGRTIYERK
- a CDS encoding GntR family transcriptional regulator; translated protein: MKIDHHGETPPYEQVRVHYAQSIANRELPVGAKLPTVRALAKDLGLAVNTVARAYRELEEAGLVETRGRAGTVVSANGDSNRERVRSAAHAYASMAAELGLSREEALEIVRAAFRA